From Proteus vulgaris:
CTAGAAACTTCGATATAAGGATCTTCACGCCCATTCACGAGCAACGTATCACCATAAAAACCGTCACTTGCAGCTTCTTTGTCGTATTGCGGTGTGCCAAAATTATCAATTCGTTTATCTTGGATTATCAGCGGAAAATCATTTACACCATACTCTTTGGGTAAAGGTAGGGATCGACTCTCTTCATCTTCCACAATCCACATTCCCACCAGCCCGTTATAAACATGAGGCGCCATTTTAAAGGGAGTATTGGCGTGATACCAACACGTTGCTGCTTTTTGGCGAATGGGTAATACCGGCGACCAATACGCGCCTGGTGACATTAATCTAGCAGCCCCCCCGACTTGTGTACCAGGAACTAATAAACCACTTACGGTCATAGATACAGCTTCACTAAGACGGTTACTATAAATAAGTTTTATATCATCGCCACTTCTAACTTTGATTGTCGGTCCCGGTGTTGAGCCATTGATCCCCCAAACTTCCGCTTTTTGCGTACCATTAAATGCCCAATGCACATTTTGCAAAGTCAAAAACAGAGGCTGGCCACGACGAGATTCCAACAATGGCGGTATAGGTAATTGTTTATCATTGACTGATCCAGCACGAACAGAAGAAGATATTGAGCCCAGACATACCGCTAAGCCTGAAGCCTGAATAAACTGGCGACGACTAAATGACATACTTTCTCCGCAACAAAATACAAATATTCCTACCGCATAATCAAAAACATTGGACAGGAAAAAAAGCTGCTGTGATTTAAAGACAAAAGGACTTAAATGAAATTACGGGAGCATAATAGCGCGGATGTGACATAAATCCTAAAAATAGTTGATAACTATACTTTAAATAATTCGAGATGTAGTTAGGGGATAAGTAAGATACATACAAACATATACTTTAAATCATTCAAGATGCAGCTAGACGACAACGCTACAACTTGAAGTATGACGAGTATAAGCCTGAAAATCAGGCTTATATCTCATATAGATAATGTGTAGACGTTAATTTAATTTGCCAGGAAAATCACGCTTATTCATCTCTTCAACTTCTTTATCTAGCTCTTCAATTTTCTCTTTCATAATTTGGCGGCAATCTTCGGCTAATTCCCGAACTTGATCTTTGGTGTATTTTGAAACATCAATCGGAGGCAACATTTCAACAATCACGTAGCCATTATTCCAGCGATTGATTTTAATTTTACCTTGTGTTGTCGACACGCAAACCGGAATAATAGGTACACCAGCTTGAATTGCAGCATGAAACGCTCCTGTCTTAAACGGTAAGAGTCCACGACCACGACTACGCGTTCCTTCAGGGAACATCCATACTGAAATTTTCTTCGATTTAATTTGATCGGCAACTTGTGAAATTGTGCCATGTGCTTTAGAGCGGTTTGCTCTATCGATCAAAATATTACCCGTGATCCAATATAATTGACCAAAAAAAGGAATAAAGATTAAGCTTTTTTTGCCCACAGTCACTGTATTAGGTTGTACTGCATTCGACATTGTTACCATATCAAAATTATTTTGATGGTTTCCAATATAAATACTTGGGCCATAGCTTTTTGCATCTTTTGGAAAACGTTCAACAAGTTTAATCCCAAAAATACGAGATAACTTGCCAAATGCTCGTCCATAAGTCATTACATGTTTTGGATTTCTTGGTGAAAACATGCAATAAATTATTCCAAACGTCACCACAATAATGGTGTAAAGAATGACAATAATGCCTCGAATAATGGCTAACATAAGTTTTAGCGTCCTAAATAGAAGTGGGTCAATAGACCCACTAAATATCAATTAAGTATTAAGTTTAATTTGTTTCAATATCAATATGATCGATAACTTGAGCACCACGAGGTAATGAAGTTCCTCGGCGTCCACGTTTCGCTTTAAAGCTAACTAGCTCATTCATCGACATTGTCAGTTTACGCTTGCCAAAATGCAGTGTTACTGAAGCATTTTCTGGTAATACACGTAACCAAGCGACATTATCCTCACCACTTGCAGCTTGTGAAGCTGGAATAGAAACCATCTGGTTTCCTTTTCCTTTTACCATCGTTGGCAATTCTGCCGCTTCAAAAATCAGCATTCTACCGCCTTTAGTAATGATCATGATGAGATCAGTTAACTCATTATTCAAACGTTGTGGCGGTAAAGGTAATGCATTTTCAGGTAATGTTAGTAATGATTTTCCTGCTTTATTTTTAGAAGTTAAATCATCAACTTGGCAGATGAAACCATAACCAGCATCAGATGCCATTAAGATCTTATCAGTGCTTTCGCCCATAACAACATGGCGTAACTGGGCACCTTTCTGAATTTTTAATCGTTCAGTCAGCGCATCGCCTTTGCTACGACCAGAAGGCAAGGCATCAACATCAACGGTATAGCTTTGACCTGTGGTATCTATTAAGTGTACAGGCTGATTGCTCATTCCTTCAATAGCAGCGAAATAATCATCACCTGCTTTAAAACCAACAGATTGAGCATCAATATTATGGCCTTTCTGGCAACGAATGAGTCCTTTTTCCGACATAATGACCGTAACAGCTTCAGGATGTAGATGTTTTAATGGAATAGGTTCATCACCTGCATTACCACTAAAATAGCTAATCTCTTCGGCTTTAAGCACTTCGTGCTGACCATCTACAGTAAAGATTAATGCCTCATTTTTAGGGGCAAACAGCATTTGTTCAATGACATCACCTTGCTCTTTACCTAACGCAACTAAGCGAGTTCCACGTCCTTTTTTGTTCATTTCATTCAGTTGTTCTGCTGAAATAGCTAAAATGCGTGTTTTATCCGTGATGATAATAAACCAATACTGATCATTCTTTTTCTGTGGATCAACTAAGAAAGGCTCTAGTAACTCTGTTTCTTCTGAAACTGTCAGTAACCCTTTACCCGTTTTATTTTTTGTTTCCATCTCATCATAAGAGAGAACAGAACCATAACCTTCTTTTGTTGCCAGTAAATATTCTTGCCCAGCACTGCCTGCTAACATGTATTTCACGCTGGCTTCAGGTGGGAAAGTTAATTTTCCTGTTAGTGGTTCCCCCTGACTTCTCCCTGAAGGCATATCATTCGGGCTTAACGTATAGCTTCGACCAGTAGAATCAAGGAACAGAACAGGTTGATTACTCATGCCTCGGACTGCACTGTGATAACTATCCCCGGCACGGTAACTCATACCACTAGGATCAATATCATGTCCTTTTGCATTACGTACCCAACCCATTCCAGACAGCACAATGGTCACAGGCTCTGATGGCAACATATCTTGTTCATTAACCACTTTCGCCTCTTCCTGAGGGCGAATAGGGGAACGTCTGTCATCACCAAATTCTTTCGCGTCTGCTTCAATCTCTTTTTTCAGTAGCGTATTTAAACGGCGTGGTGAACTTAATAATTTTTCAATACTGTCACGTTCTTTTTCAAGCTCATCACTTTCACCTTTTAGTTTCATCTCTTCAAGTTTGGCTAAATGACGTAAACGTAACTCTAAAATAGCTTCAGCTTGAATATCAGATAACTCAAAGCGGCGCATTAATTCTGCTTTTGGCTCATCTTCATGACGAATGATCTCAATCACTTCATCAATATTAAGATAAGCAATTAATAAACCTTTGAGAATTTCTAAGCGACGCAACACTTTTTCTAAGCGATGATTTAGACGATTTGTGACTGTTTGGCGACGATACACCAGCCATTCATTTAAAATCGTCAGTAATCCTTTTACTGCTGGACGGTTATCTAACCCAATCATATTCAGGTTAACGCGATAACTTTTCTCTAAATCGGTATTTACGAACAAGTAGTACATCACTTGCTCTAAATCAACACGATTACTACGAGGAACAATCACAAGTCTGGTTGGATTCTCGTGATCGGATTCATCACGCAAATCTTCAACTAAAGGCAGTTTTTTTGCTCGCATCAAGGCTGCAATTTGCTCAAGTACCTTGGCGCCAGAAACTTGATGAGGTAACGCTGTGATAACGGCGCATCCCTCTTCTTTTTGCCAAACAGCTCGCATTCTGACCGAACCGCGACCCGTTTTATAGATTTTTTTAATATCGTCTTGAGCCGTAATAATTTCAGCTTCAGTTGGATAATCAGGGCCTTGAACATATTGCATCACCTCAGATAATCCCGCATCAGGATTATCTAAAAGCATCACTAAGGCTTGTCCAATTTCACGTGCATTATGCGGTGGAATATCCGTTGCCATCCCAACCGCAATACCTGTTGTGCCATTAAGCACGATATTAGGTAAGCGGGCAGGCAACATTTTCGGCTCTTGCATTGTGCCGTCAAAGTTAGGGATCCAATCTACCGTACCATGTCCTAATTCACTTAATAGAGTTTGTGAATATTTTGAAAGGCGGGATTCGGTATAACGCATTGCAGCGAAAGATTTCGGATCATCCGGCGCCCCCCAGTTACCCTGTCCGTCAATTAACGGATAACGATAAGAGAAAGGCTGAGCCATAAGTACCATTGCTTCATAACATGCACCATCACCATGTGGATGATATTTACCTAGCACGTCACCAACAGTACGGGCTGACTTTTTAAATTTAGCGTTATTACTTAAACCAAGCTCTGACATCGCATAAACGATGCGACGTTGCACAGGTTTTAGCCCATCTCCAATAAAAGGCAATGCACGATCCATAATGACGTACATGGAGTAGTTGAGATAGGCATTTTCTGTAAATAAGTGGAGCGCTTGGCGCTCTACACCATCATGAGTCAATTCACTCATTCAATTTTTTCCTCAGACTCTTGTGGTATCCATTACACTTCGATGTCAACTTCATCGCCTTTCTCTTGTAACCAATTTCGGCGATCTTCAGAGCGTTTCTTCGCTAACAACATATCCATCATGCCTAGGGTTTCTTGATAATTTTCATCATCAATTACCAATTGCACTAAACGGCGCGTATTAGGATCAAGCGTTGTTTCACGTAATTGAATTGGGTTCATCTCACCCAAACCTTTAAAGCGCTGTACGTTGGGCTTTCCTTTTTTACGGCTTAAACGTTGTAAAATGGCATTTTTTTCTGATTCATCAAGGGCATAATGAACTTCTTTACCTAAATCGATACGGTAAAGCGGTGGCATCGCCATATAAACGTGCCCTTGCTTAACAAGCGCAGGGAAATGGCGCACAAATAAAGCACACAGTAAGGTTGCGATATGTAAACCATCTGAGTCCGCATCCGCAAGGATACAAACTTTACCGTAACGTAATTGGCTTAAATCATCATTATCAGGATCCATACCAATCGCTACCGAAATATCATGGACTTCTTGTGACGCTAACACTTCATCTGAAGATACTTCCCATGTATTTAGAATTTTACCACGTAGTGGCATAATCGCTTGATACTCACGATCACGCGCTTGTTTCGCTGAGCCTCCTGCAGAGTCTCCTTCAACTAAAAACAGTTCGGTATACCGTAAATCTTGAGAAGTACAATCAGCCAATTTACCCGGCAATGCTGGCCCTGAAGTGAGTTTCTTTCTCACCACTTTTTTGGCAGCACGCATACGACGTTGAGCGCTACTAATTGCCATTTCAGCAAGTAATTCACCGACTTGAACATTCTGATTTAGCCATAAGCTAAAAGCATTTTTTACAGCATTTGCAACAAATGCACTGGTTTGTCTTGAGGAGAGTCGCTCTTTAGTTTGCCCTGCAAATTGAGGATCTTGCATTTTCACTGATAATACATAAGCACAACGCTCCCATGTATCATCGGCAGTTAGTTTAAGACCTCTTGGTAGTAAATTACGGAATTCACAAAATTCACGCATTGCATCTAACACACCTTGGCGTAAACCATTTACGTGTGTACCACCTTGAACTGTCGGAATTAAGTTAACATAGCTTTCAGTGAGTAGATCGCCACCTTCAGGCAGCCATAACATAGACCATTCAACCGCTTCGTTATCCCCTTCAAATTTTCCAGTAAAAGGCTCTTCAGGAAGGCGAATAAATTCAGCGACAGCTTCACTTAAATAATCGGTTAAGCCGTCAGCGTAGCACCAGTTTTCTTGTGTGTTATTCACTTTATCAACAAAAGAGACATTAACACCGGGACACAATACGGCTTTGGCTTTTAATACGTGAGATAAGCTTTTGGCGGAAAAGCGAGGAACATCAAAATAAGAGCCATCAGGCCAAAAATGCACACTTGTTCCAGTATCTCGCTTTGCACAAGTTCCAATTTCGTGTAACTCTTCGACTTTGTCGCCATTTTCAAAAGCAATTTGATAAATCTTACCATCACGACGAACGGTCACTTCAATACGCTTAGAAAGTGCGTTAACAACCGAGATCCCTACACCATGTAGCCCACCGGAAAATTGATAGTTTTTATTAGAGAATTTTCCTCCGGCGTGGAGGTGAGCAAGAATTAACTCGATAGCAGAGACCTTAAGTTCAGGATGAATATCGACAGGCATTCCTCGCCCATTGTCGATAACTTCGATAGATTGGTCTTCATATAAAATGACATCGACCTTCGATGCGTGTCCCGCAAGCGCCTCGTCCACGCTATTATCTATCACTTCCTGTGCCAAATGGTTCGGTCTAGTCGTATCAGTGTACATGCCAGGACGGCGACGTACTGGTTCTAGACCATTAAGAACCTCAATATCCTTTGCGTTATAACTTGATTGAGTCATTGTTTTAATCTGCGGTTCGCTGTTAGAAAATACTGTTTATAATAACAGGTGTTTGCGGCAATATGATATTAATTTTCGGGTAGATACATCAACCTACGTTTTACAGGTTAATTAACCGAAAGGCTAAATTATCTTTAAAAATTGAATAATTTTCGGAAAAAAACGTTCAAAACCCACAAATGCGTGATTTCCATCCGATTCTACGGTTTGCCTACACGCGCCAAGATATGAGACAGCTTGACGATAATCAAGTATTTCATCTCCGGTTTGTTGAAGCAACCAAATAAGTTCGGGTGATGTAATTACGGGAATACGTAAGGCAAGTAACTCATCCATATGATGAGGTTCTAATTTATACTTTTGATGTGTATAGGGATTTTCGTTTTCACCCAAGAAATTTTGTAAGAGATCAAAAGGACGAATAGCGGGATTAACAACAACAGCAGGTAAATTAAAACGCTGAGATAACCAGATCGATAAATAGCCACCTAATGATGAGCCAATTAATCCAAGCTTATCATTTGCACTTTCTTTGACTATTGTTTCAATTAATTGAGCCGCTTCTTTAGGATAAGGTGGCAATTGAGGCACTATTAATTCAATTTCAGGATGCGTTGCTTCTAACCATTGCCGAAAAGCTTGGGCTTTAGCGGATTTTGGTGAGCTATTAAAGCCATGTAAGTAAAGAATACGAGACATGACTTAATAGCCATCCGCATCAAGATCAGGACAGAATTCAGTGCCTGATAAACGATATACCTGTGTTTCAACTTTACCTTTTTCATCCGATGAAAGAGACATTTCTAAATAGCGCCAACCTGGAGAAACCGTATCCAAGGTAAAATTTGTGCAATGAGGGCGAAACTGAATACAAGTCGAAGGCGTTGCCAACATACGAATACCATTCCACATTTCATCCATTTCTTGATGAATATGACCACAAAGCATCATTTTCACCTGAGTATGGCCTTTTAAGCGCTCAGATAATTCTTGAGAGTTTCTTAAACTATGTTGATCTAACCATGTACATCCAGAAGGCATAGGATGATGATGTAACAAAATGATCGTATCCCTGTGTTTTTGGCTTTCAAGGCAACGTGTTAGCCAATCTAGCTGACAATCTGATAACTCACCATGAGGAACGCCTTGAATTTGGCTATCTAATAACAGCATTTGCCAACTATCACCAATCAACACTTGTTTTGCCGACAAAATACCTGCCTGATTTAAAGCATCAATCATCGCAGGTTGATAGTCATGATTACCTGGCAACCAAACACAAGGTGGTGTTAGTGTTGCAATACCATCAGCGAAATGCTGATAAGCTTCAAAGGTTTGATCTTGAACTAAATCACCTGTCGCAACAATCAAGTCCACCTCAAGCCCCTGCTCTCTAATTGCATTTAATACCGCATGGTAGCTACGATAGGTATTAATGCCCAGCAGAGTATCCTCCACATTAGCGAAGAGGTGGGTGTCTGTGATCTGTAATATTCTTACGGTGTTTTTGTGTTTCACCGATAATTCAAGCTGGCTTTCCAAAAGGTTTCCTTGTTTCACTCTCATTAGCCGTTATGTTAACGTATTTTCGTAGTAAAGATCTGCCAACCAATACACATTTCAAAAGATTAGTGAGAAATATTCTCGCTTTCAGTCACGTTTTTTTCACTTCATTTTACAATTTAATTCATTTGATATCGTATACTTAGAGATAGTTACTCTACTTGATAATATCGTTAAAAACACCCTTTAACCGTTTATTAATGCATTAAATTACTGACCAACGCTCTCTTAGTGCAATATGATGAAGTTGTAACCATTGCAGAGCAATAACAGATGCTGCATTATCAATAACGCCTTCTTCAACCCAACGATAGGCTTGTTCTCGGCTCACTACATGAACACGAATATCTTCGTTCTCACACGCTAACCCATGAATACCTTTTGCCGTTGTTGCATCAACTTCGCCAACATAGACATGCATTCTTTCACTGGTGCCACCAGGACTAGAAAGATAACTAATAATTGGCTCACATCGCCCAACAATAACGCCCGCTTCTTCTTGGGCTTCGCGCCTAACAACGTCTTCTGGGCTTTCCCCTTGTTCGACCATACCGGCAATCACTTCTAGCAACCAAGGTGTCTCACTGGTTTCATACGCAGGAATACGAATTTGCTCAATTAATACAACTTCATCACGTTTAGGATCATAAGCTAACAAAACCCCCGCATTGCCTCGCTCAAAGACTTCACGTTTAACTTCTTCACTCCATCCACCTTCAAAAAGGCGATGTTTAAAGCGGTACTCAGTCATACGGAAAAAGCCTTTATATAAATCTCTTTGAGAGAGCAATTTCACGTCTTCACGACCGTATAAAAATGGTATATTTTCCCTTTTCTTCATACAATGTTCCTTAAGTTACATTTAAGAGTCTTTTTATTGCTTACGTTTAATACAGATTTAAAGAAATTTGCCAACAATTCATGTAAAGTTAATCTAAAATAAAAGGATATGGCACAAATGGCTACCCCTACTTAGGGAAACAATCTGCTAGAATTATCCCCAATCAAGATTAACAGAGGCAACTCAGCGAAACTGTTGCAACAAGGAATTAAAATGAAAAAACTGCTCTCTCTTTTGGTCACGATGAGTTTGGCAGGATTCAGCACTGCAAGCCAGGCTGAGGATCTGCTTCAAGTTTATCAAAAAGCAAAGGACAGTAACCCTGAGTTACGCAAGTCATTAGCTGAAAGAAATCAAGCTTTTGAAAAAATTAATGAAGCTCGTGGATCATTATTACCACAATTAGGATTAGGTGCATCCGCAGATTATAAAAGCGGCTACCGTGACGCAAGAGATACCGAATCCAATTCTATTGGTGCAAGTTTAACGCTAACTCAAAGTGTGTTTAACATGGCGTTATGGCGCCAATTAAACATTCAAGAAAAAACAGCGGGCATGAGTGATGTCACTTACCAAACAAGTCAGCAAAAGCTGATTTTAGACACTGCTACCGCTTACTTTGATGTTTTACGTGCTATTGATTCATTATCATTTATTGAAGCGCAAAAAGAACAAGTTTACCGCCAGTTAGATCAAACAACTCAACGTTTTAACGTAGGTTTAGTCGCAATTACTGACGTACAAAATGCGCGTGCTAATTATGATAGCGTACTGGCACAAGAAGTAGCGGGTCGAAATCAATTAGATAACGCATTAGAGAAACTGCGCCAAGTTAGTGGTATCTATTATATTAATCTAGCATCACTGAACATCAGCCGTTTTTCAACAACTTCACCAGATTCTATTGAGAAACTGTTAAAAGATGCCGAAGAACGTAACTTAAGTTTATTGAGCGCACGTTTAGGTCAAGATTTAGCTCGCGAAAATATTCGTTTAGCGCAATCAGGTCACTTACCAACTGTAGACTTAAATGCATCAACTGGCGTATCAAATAGCCATAATCATGGTAGTGCATTACCACCAGCAGATGTTAGTAGCCGTAATAGTTACAGTGGTCAAAATAGCATTGGTTTGTCTGTTAGCATCCCTCTGTATACTGGTGGCAGAACAAGCTCACAAGTTGAACAAGCACAATATGGCTTTACAAGTGCAAGCGAACAATTAGAGTCGGTTTATCGCTCTATTGTCCAAATCGCGCGCTCTTCTTATAACAATATTTCTGCATCAATCAGTAGCATCAAAGCGTATCAACAAGTTGTTGTTTCTGCACAAAGTTCATTAGATGCAACTGAAGCGGGTTATCAAGTGGGTACTCGTACTATTGTTGATGTGTTGAATGCCACAACAACGCTTTATGATGCAAAACAGAAATTATCTAACGCACGTTATGACTATTTAATTAACCAATTAAATATTGAATACGCGCGTGGCACATTAAACGAGAATGACTTAATTCAGCTTAATAATGCACTAGGAGAAGAAGTTTCAACTTCACCAGATAACATTATTCGCCCGTTAACAAGCCCTGCTCTTAACGTTGCGCCTTGATCGTGAATTAAGAAATTAATTAGTTTCTTATAATAAAAAACCGCTTTCAGCAATAAACTGATAAGCGGTTTTTTTTATGCTTTCTCTTCACATAAGATATTGTGTTATGAATTAAATTAAGATCTCAACAATATCTATATTCTTGTATTAACAAATACCTTAATCACAATTAGGTTAAAAAGAGAGGATTTACCTAATTTCATTACTCTTAACCTTATAAAGATCACAAATTTCTGGTTATCCTTGATGATTAGGTGTTTCTTATTTATTTTCTAGACTATTTAACCTATCCTAGCTTTTATTTTGAACGTTTTACCTTTTATGGATCTTACCAATATGCCAATGAAACGTACCAAATCGATTAATCGTGATGCTTTTCGTAAAGCATTCCGTCCTTATCGTCTGGCGCCTGTTGCAATCGCCATCACTGCTGTATTCGCGCTTTCAGGATGTGAAGAGAGCGACGAGACAGTTTCACTGTATATGAACGCACAAGAATGTGCTCAAGCGAATCCGTCACAAGCGGCACAGTGTGAAGACTCTTATCGCACTGCATTGCAAGAAGCGCAGCGTACAGCACCTAAATACGCCACATTAGAAGACTGCGTAGCTGAATTCGGTGATGCTCAATGTACTCAAACTGCGTCTATTGATGGACAGCCTGTTAGTACTGAAAATGCCAATAATTTAAACCCAGACAGCTCACAAATGGCACAAGCTAATTCAGGTGGTAGCTTCTTTATGCCATTAATGGCGGGCTATATGATGGGTCGTCTTATGGGTGGTGGCGCACCAGCACAACCACTGTTTAGCTCGCGTAATCCAACAAGCCCTGCAAACGGTAAATTTGTGGATGCAACAGGCCGTAACTATGGTCCTGCGGTTGGTGGTCGTCAAATGAACGTACCAAAAACAGCAATGACGCCAAAACCATCAACAACCTCAACGGTAACTCGAGGTGGCTTCGGTAATACAGTATCAAGACAAGCTGCGGCTCAGCGTACCAGTGCAACGAATAATAACCGTAGCTCAACCGGTTCATCTTCTTACCGTTCAGGTGGCTAATTAACACCATGAAACGCGAAAATATTATTGAACGCCCGGATTGGCGAGAAAAAGCAACGGAATTTGGCTTTAACTTTCATACCATGTATGGCGAGCCTTATTGGTCTGAAGATGCTTATTATCAATTCTCAATGGATGAAGTTGAAACTCTAGAAGAAACCACGGAAGAGCTTCATCAGATGTGCTTACAAGTCGCGGATAAAGTGGCGAACAGTGAAGAGTTGCTAACTCGTTTTCAAATCCCGCGTCACTGCTGGGATTTTGTGCGTGACTCTTGGAAATCATCGCAACCTTCACTCTATTCACGTCTTGATTTAGCCTATGACGGTAAAAGCCCAGCAAAACTGTTAGAAAATAATGCAGATACTCCAACCTCACTGTATGAATCTGCTTTTTTTCAATGGATCTGGCTTGAAGATCAAGTTAAGGCTGGCCGTTTACCGCAAAATGCAGATCAATTTAACAGTATTCAAGAAAAGTTAATTGATCGCTTTGCTGAGCTTCGTGATCAATACGGAATGCGTTATCTGCATATGTCTTGCTGCCAAGACACTGAAGAAGATCGCGGTACAGTTCAATATTTACAAGATTGTGCCGAAGAAGCCCAAGTAACAACTGATTTTGTCTTTATTGAAGATCTGGGTTTAGGTGAGCGTGGTGAATTAACTGATCTGCAAGATCAGATAATCAGCAACATGTTTAAGCTTTACCCTTGGGAATTTATGTTCCGTGAAGACTTCTCAACTAAACTGGCTGATGCTGGTATTCGTTGGTTAGAACCTTCTTGGAAGAGCATTATCTCAAATAAAGCATTATTACCAATGCTTTGGGAAATGTTCCCTAATCACCCTAATCTGCTACCTGCTTATTTCTATGAAGGTAAAGCGCCTGATTCATTATCACGTTATGTTATCAAGCCACTGTTTTCACGCGAAGGTGCAAATATTCGTATTGTTGAAAACGGCAAGGATATCGCTGTCGCAGATGGCCCTTACGGTGAAGAAGGTTTTATTGTCCAAGATTTTCATCCGTTGCCGAAGTTTGGTGATAGCTATACCTTAATTGGCAGCTGGCTGGTTAATGATCAATCTGCGGGTATATGCATCAGAGAAGATAGAGAGCTTATCACACAAGATCTCTCACGCTTCTATCCGCATATTATTTTAGATTGATAGAAATCTTAAAATTATATTGAGCACCTTATTGCTTGTTAGCGGTAAGGTGTTTTTTTATTCAAAATAGCTTTCTATTTTGATGATTTCAATATAAGACTATATTCCAGAGATGATCATATCCATAGCAGACACTATTGCTGTATGGATCTCAGGCCTAACACACAATATAAACAAAATGTTAAGTATATTAATTATATCTATATAGAAAATTGAAAAGGTTAATAACGAGGGAAATATAATGAGTCGATACATTATATTTAATTTAAAAAAGGCCAAATTCCATAAAATGAATTTGGCCTTTTATTTATATCAATAGGTTTTATTGGATGGTTTTATCCAATTTGAAACGTCATCATACTTAGTGATTTATTCACAATATCATTATTCAGCACTGTTGCCTTTTCACCCGCTTGTTTTAAACCTAATAGATACAAAACAGGCAAAAAATGATCGGGAGTGGGATGTGACAATCTCCCTTCTTCTGTTGATAAAATCGTAAATAACGCTTCTGGTACCTTATCGCTTTGTAAACTATTTTCGACTGTCTCATTAAAAGCCAATGCCCAAGGATAAGGTGTCGCATCGCTATTTTGCCAGTCCATCATTCTTAAATTGTGAACGATATTACCGCTACCAATAATTAAGACGCCTTCTTTACGTAATTCAACCAGCTTTTTTCCTAACTCATAATGCCATTGCGCTGATTGGTGTGCATCAATACTTAATTGAACAACAGGAATATTCGCGTTGGGATACATTTTTTCGAGTATCCCCCAACTTCCA
This genomic window contains:
- a CDS encoding 1-acylglycerol-3-phosphate O-acyltransferase, which encodes MLAIIRGIIVILYTIIVVTFGIIYCMFSPRNPKHVMTYGRAFGKLSRIFGIKLVERFPKDAKSYGPSIYIGNHQNNFDMVTMSNAVQPNTVTVGKKSLIFIPFFGQLYWITGNILIDRANRSKAHGTISQVADQIKSKKISVWMFPEGTRSRGRGLLPFKTGAFHAAIQAGVPIIPVCVSTTQGKIKINRWNNGYVIVEMLPPIDVSKYTKDQVRELAEDCRQIMKEKIEELDKEVEEMNKRDFPGKLN
- a CDS encoding DNA gyrase C-terminal beta-propeller domain-containing protein is translated as MSEKGLIRCQKGHNIDAQSVGFKAGDDYFAAIEGMSNQPVHLIDTTGQSYTVDVDALPSGRSKGDALTERLKIQKGAQLRHVVMGESTDKILMASDAGYGFICQVDDLTSKNKAGKSLLTLPENALPLPPQRLNNELTDLIMIITKGGRMLIFEAAELPTMVKGKGNQMVSIPASQAASGEDNVAWLRVLPENASVTLHFGKRKLTMSMNELVSFKAKRGRRGTSLPRGAQVIDHIDIETN
- the parE gene encoding DNA topoisomerase IV subunit B gives rise to the protein MTQSSYNAKDIEVLNGLEPVRRRPGMYTDTTRPNHLAQEVIDNSVDEALAGHASKVDVILYEDQSIEVIDNGRGMPVDIHPELKVSAIELILAHLHAGGKFSNKNYQFSGGLHGVGISVVNALSKRIEVTVRRDGKIYQIAFENGDKVEELHEIGTCAKRDTGTSVHFWPDGSYFDVPRFSAKSLSHVLKAKAVLCPGVNVSFVDKVNNTQENWCYADGLTDYLSEAVAEFIRLPEEPFTGKFEGDNEAVEWSMLWLPEGGDLLTESYVNLIPTVQGGTHVNGLRQGVLDAMREFCEFRNLLPRGLKLTADDTWERCAYVLSVKMQDPQFAGQTKERLSSRQTSAFVANAVKNAFSLWLNQNVQVGELLAEMAISSAQRRMRAAKKVVRKKLTSGPALPGKLADCTSQDLRYTELFLVEGDSAGGSAKQARDREYQAIMPLRGKILNTWEVSSDEVLASQEVHDISVAIGMDPDNDDLSQLRYGKVCILADADSDGLHIATLLCALFVRHFPALVKQGHVYMAMPPLYRIDLGKEVHYALDESEKNAILQRLSRKKGKPNVQRFKGLGEMNPIQLRETTLDPNTRRLVQLVIDDENYQETLGMMDMLLAKKRSEDRRNWLQEKGDEVDIEV
- the yqiA gene encoding esterase YqiA, with amino-acid sequence MSRILYLHGFNSSPKSAKAQAFRQWLEATHPEIELIVPQLPPYPKEAAQLIETIVKESANDKLGLIGSSLGGYLSIWLSQRFNLPAVVVNPAIRPFDLLQNFLGENENPYTHQKYKLEPHHMDELLALRIPVITSPELIWLLQQTGDEILDYRQAVSYLGACRQTVESDGNHAFVGFERFFPKIIQFLKII
- the cpdA gene encoding 3',5'-cyclic-AMP phosphodiesterase is translated as MESQLELSVKHKNTVRILQITDTHLFANVEDTLLGINTYRSYHAVLNAIREQGLEVDLIVATGDLVQDQTFEAYQHFADGIATLTPPCVWLPGNHDYQPAMIDALNQAGILSAKQVLIGDSWQMLLLDSQIQGVPHGELSDCQLDWLTRCLESQKHRDTIILLHHHPMPSGCTWLDQHSLRNSQELSERLKGHTQVKMMLCGHIHQEMDEMWNGIRMLATPSTCIQFRPHCTNFTLDTVSPGWRYLEMSLSSDEKGKVETQVYRLSGTEFCPDLDADGY
- the nudF gene encoding ADP-ribose diphosphatase, whose amino-acid sequence is MKKRENIPFLYGREDVKLLSQRDLYKGFFRMTEYRFKHRLFEGGWSEEVKREVFERGNAGVLLAYDPKRDEVVLIEQIRIPAYETSETPWLLEVIAGMVEQGESPEDVVRREAQEEAGVIVGRCEPIISYLSSPGGTSERMHVYVGEVDATTAKGIHGLACENEDIRVHVVSREQAYRWVEEGVIDNAASVIALQWLQLHHIALRERWSVI